The Leptospira mtsangambouensis sequence TAGATTTGTCTATCAATTGGGTTGGAGGGGAGAAGACTCAAACCATTGAAGAAATTTACCTTTCTAAAAAAGAAAAATCTCCTGCAGAAAAATTGACTCCAGACCCGGATTGGAAACTTCCTTCCCGCTTTTGGGAATGGATATTGAAAGAAACAAAGATCCAACCAAATAAACGTTATTCAGATATTTCCAAGTCGGAAATTCGGAATTTGAGTCTTAATCTAACACAAACTAAATTAAGAATGGTTGCAAAAGGTGTTTTCAAAGAAGAGTTCGTGACAGCAGGCGGAGTTTCTAGAAAGGATATACAATTTCAAACCATGGAAAGTAAACAAACACCTGGACTTTTTTTTACTGGTGAAGTAATCGATGTAGATGGAATTACTGGTGGATTTAATTTTCAAAATGCCTGGACTACGGCGACCATCGCAGCCCGAGGCATTCGTAAAGCAGTTGTTATTTGATTCTATGTATTTGAATAAAATCAACAGTTTGTGCGACAGATCCAGGTGCACCTGATAGAATTACAACAGTATCTCCTGATTTTAACTTACCTTCAGATTTTAGAGTTTTGCTCATAAAGGCAATCATATCAGGAAACTTATCCATCATCGGCATCACATAAGCTTCTACACCCCAATACAACTGCATCTTTCTTGCTGTACCTAAAAATGGTGTGAATGAATAAATTGGTTTTGAAGGTCGAAACTCAGATGATAGTAGAGATGAATAGCCTGATCTTGTAAAATTGATAATTGCCTTTGCATTGATCAATCTAGAAATAGATTCAGCAGCGCTCCCAAGTGCGGTTCGTTCTACTTCAAACTCAGTTCTATCCATATTTCTAAGATGAGATAAATATATTTCTGATTCCTCTGCAGCTTGGATGATACTTGTCATGGTTTTGACAGTTTCTATTGGATATTTTCCCGAGGCAGTTTCTCCTGACAACATCACAGCATCTGTTCCATCCATAACAGCATTGGCAACATCACTTGCTTCTGCACGAGTGGGACGTGGGTTATCAATCATGGTTTCTAACATTTGTGTGGCGGTAATCACAGGTTTTCCCTGTTGGTTTAGTTTTGTGATCATCTCTTTTTGGATGATGGGAACATATTGTGTGTCTAACTCCACACCTAAGTCACCTCTTGCAATCATGATCCCATCGCAGTTTTCAATGATTTCTTCAATATTCTGAATGGCTTCAGGCCGTTCAATTTTTGCAATGAGTCCTGCATAACTATCTTTCATAAATTGTCTTGCCATCTCTAAATCACTGGCTCGTCGAACAAATGATAAAGCTATGTAATCGACGCCGAGAGATAAAGCGAATTGTAAATCTTCGATGTCTTTTTCAGAAAGAGCAGGTGCGGAAATGGGAGTTCCTGGAAGGTTGATCCCTTTGTTATCTTTTAAGGTTCCTCCAATGACCGCTTCTAAAATTGCTTTTTCTTTTGTTTTGGATTTTACAACAAACGAAAGTTTGCCGTCATCAATCAAAAGTTTGTGCCCAACATCAATGTCATTTAAGATGTATTGGTAAGTGCATCCAATTTCTTCCCTTGTTCCAAGGAAATCTGACTTGTTATTAATGGCAATTTGGTCACCCGATTTGAGCTCCAAAGGTCCCGTGCCTAATTTTCCAGTTCTGATTTTTGGACCTTGTAAGTCCGCAAGGATGCCGATGGACTTACCTGATTCTTGCTCACATTCACGTAATAATTCGAAGATTTCTTTGTGATAATCATGGGTAGAATGGGAAAAGTTCATCCGGGCCAAATCCATTCCTGAATAAATAAGATTTAGTATGGTTTCGCGATTAGCTGAGGCAGGGCCTATGGTACAGATGATTTTTGTGCGTTTGTTCGGGATTTTGCTGTCTTCCGGCATAGACCCTATTCTTAGCTTTTTTGATTTTTCCTGCAAGTAAATTGTACGGATTGAATTGACTTGTGTCATTTTTCGCAAAAATATCAATTTAATGGCATCTAATGCACTCGCTCTTATCTACCACTCTTCGTACAATCTCGAATTGCCGGGTCATGTGTTCCCGGCACATAAGTATTCTCATCTTTATAATCGTGTGAAAAGGGATCCTGTTTATGCATCTTGGGACATTTTGCTACCAAAAAAAGCAGAAGAGGCTGATTTAGAACTCGTTCATACAAAAGAATACTTAGACGATTTGTTTAGTTACGAACACACCTCGCGAACAATGTATTCAGAACTTCCACTTAATCGAAGTATTGTGGAAAGTTTTATGTATGGTGTGGGTGGAACTATGATGGCGGCAGAACTTTCAAAAACTTCGCGATTTGCTTTTAATATGGGCGGCGGTTACCACCATAGTTTCCCGGATAAAGCAGAAGGGTTTTGTTATTTGAATGATGTAGCAATTGCTATACGAAAACAAAAAGAAACAAATCCAGATTTAAATGCACTTATCATTGACTTAGATTTGCACCAAGGTAATGGGAATTCTTATATTTTTCAATATGATGACAAAGTTTTCACATTTTCGATGCACCAAGGTAATCTTTACCCAAAAAAAGAAGAATCTAACTTAGATGTG is a genomic window containing:
- the pyk gene encoding pyruvate kinase encodes the protein MPEDSKIPNKRTKIICTIGPASANRETILNLIYSGMDLARMNFSHSTHDYHKEIFELLRECEQESGKSIGILADLQGPKIRTGKLGTGPLELKSGDQIAINNKSDFLGTREEIGCTYQYILNDIDVGHKLLIDDGKLSFVVKSKTKEKAILEAVIGGTLKDNKGINLPGTPISAPALSEKDIEDLQFALSLGVDYIALSFVRRASDLEMARQFMKDSYAGLIAKIERPEAIQNIEEIIENCDGIMIARGDLGVELDTQYVPIIQKEMITKLNQQGKPVITATQMLETMIDNPRPTRAEASDVANAVMDGTDAVMLSGETASGKYPIETVKTMTSIIQAAEESEIYLSHLRNMDRTEFEVERTALGSAAESISRLINAKAIINFTRSGYSSLLSSEFRPSKPIYSFTPFLGTARKMQLYWGVEAYVMPMMDKFPDMIAFMSKTLKSEGKLKSGDTVVILSGAPGSVAQTVDFIQIHRIK
- a CDS encoding histone deacetylase family protein, coding for MASNALALIYHSSYNLELPGHVFPAHKYSHLYNRVKRDPVYASWDILLPKKAEEADLELVHTKEYLDDLFSYEHTSRTMYSELPLNRSIVESFMYGVGGTMMAAELSKTSRFAFNMGGGYHHSFPDKAEGFCYLNDVAIAIRKQKETNPDLNALIIDLDLHQGNGNSYIFQYDDKVFTFSMHQGNLYPKKEESNLDVNLEPNTKDDEYLATLERSLNKIRKDFDSNMIYYVAGADPYEDDSLGELKVSMKGLKERDLMVRKFAESLNVPCVVTLAGGYARDFRDTVEIHFNTITAFGEK